The following are encoded together in the Portunus trituberculatus isolate SZX2019 chromosome 25, ASM1759143v1, whole genome shotgun sequence genome:
- the LOC123508576 gene encoding uncharacterized protein LOC123508576 isoform X2, whose product MSALLAQLYNERGVCRYKQVYFDDAIEDYSQALKLNPSLAAAHYNRATIYYRLFASYPRGSHEREEWVLKALWDFQEALRYDPNNIEFKEGWQSCREEMETDDDVKALSLDGVPLAKLVKLLYLLDNGDEETGTTELYKQENSRAAQKAKETFHQILISREYGRREIVHLLQCRAKDLLKREIVILPKGTDAAASSVMKHDEDLLILAEACHYLGIEYDPSFIDKIGKVQEKMELEDKEKEGSFFIYAENLLMNRICDCLTSDYVYKLFCLFMHRYGGKLGLQVDSDLVEQDMLEYEGIKEALFFFVIRVMEEQNLLNRIYTDKLRDIFEGLLEEAGSDEILSMVIRTLKTYPEECQPPGLCIVFCVTEDREGADSEIVKIQSVFEDCFKFTVKIERNPDCDTFERYKKELVKTKYRYYDSLVIWFVSHGDETNLILAGKEIYDREKFIDDFSLFSSFSKKPKIFFMATCRGNKPIRADKPGMGTSSDYQNISQDGLPGNKTSVAVAMRVPENFLDISKIYYQMDRLVAYATLPSNISFRLKDEGSVFVDTVCSLLEGSQGENITQVLEGVSRLIHQIVFKSEENKFVGKSKQACFYESTLQKTFLVPKV is encoded by the exons at GAGTGCATTGTTAGCACAACTGTACAACGAACGAGGTGTGTGTCGCTACAAGCAGGTGTACTTTGATGATGCAATAGAGGACTACTCTCAGGCTCTGAAGCTGAATCCTTCCCTGGCTGCTGCCCATTACAACAGAGCCACCATATATTACAGACTGTTTGCATCTTACCCCAGAGGAAGCCATGAGAGAGAAG AGTGGGTGCTGAAAGCCTTGTGGGACTTCCAGGAGGCTCTGAGGTACGACCCCAACAACATTGAATTCAAGGAAGGGTGGCAGAGCTgcagggaggagatggaaacag ATGATGATGTGAAGGCCCTGAGTCTGGATGGCGTGCCGCTGGCCAAGCTGGTAAAGCTGCTCTATCTGCTAGACAACGGAGATGAGGAAACAGGAACAACCGAACTGTACAAGCAGGAAAATTCAAGAGCTGCTCAGAAAGCTAAGGAGACATTTCATCAAATCCTAATATCAAGAGAATACGGGCGTCGAGAAATTGTCCATTTGCTGCAGTGTCGTGCCAAAGATTTGCTCAAACGTGAGATCGTCATTCTGCCAAAAGGCACTGATGCAGCCGCCAGTAGTGTGATGAAGCATGACGAGGACCTGTTGATTCTAGCAGAAGCCTGTCATTACTTGGGTATTGAGTATGACCCTTCCTTCATTGACAAAATTGGGAAAGTTCAGGAAAAAATGGAAttggaagataaggagaaagaaggaagcttTTTCATATATGCAGAAAATCTTCTCATGAATCGCATCTGTGATTGTCTCACTTCTGACTATGTATACAAGTTGTTTTGTCTCTTCATGCATAGATATGGTGGCAAACTTGGACTGCAGGTGGACTCAGATTTAGTGGAGCAAGATATGCTTGAGTATGAAGGTATTAAAGAagccttgtttttctttgtaataAGAGTAATGGAGGAGCAGAACTTGCTAAACCGTATTTACACGGACAAACTGAGGGACATCTTTGAAGGACTGctggaggaggcaggaagtgATGAGATTCTGTCCATGGTCATTCGCACATTGAAGACTTACCCTGAGGAGTGCCAGCCACCAGGCCTGTGTATTGTGTTCTGTGTCACTGAAGACAGAGAAGGTGCTGACAGTGAAATTGTAAAGATACAGAGTGTCTTTGAAGATTGCTTCAAGTTTACTGTCAAGATTGAAAGGAATCCAGATTGCGACACTTTTGAGAGATACAAGAAAGAACTGGTGAAAACCAAGTATAGATACTATGATTCTTTGGTGATTTGGTTTGTATCTCATGGAGATGAAACAAACCTCATACTTGCTGGAAAGGAGATTTATGATAGGGAGAAGTTTATTGATGACTTTTCCTTATTTAGCAGCTTTAGCAAGAAACCCAAAATTTTCTTCATGGCAACGTGTCGAGGAAATAAACCCATCCGTGCTGATAAGCCAG GAATGGGAACCAGCTCTGACTATCAGAACATTTCTCAAGATGGCCTGCCAGGCAACAAAACAAGTGTTGCTGTAGCCATGCGTGTTCCAGAAAACTTTCTGGACATCTCCAAGATATACTACCAGATGGACCGTCTTGTTGCGTATGCCACTCTTCCCTCCAACATTTCCTTCAGGCTCAAAGATGAAG GTTCAGTGTTTGTGGACACAGTTTGCTCCCTTCTGGAAGGAAGCCAAGGAGAAAACATCACCCAGGTGCTGGAGGGAGTCTCTCGCCTCATTCACCAAATTGTCTTCAAGAGTGAGGAAAATAAGTTTGTTGGGAAGTCCAAGCAGGCATGTTTCTATGAGAGTACCTTGCAGAAGACCTTCCTTGTCCCAAAGGTGTAG
- the LOC123508691 gene encoding uncharacterized protein LOC123508691 gives MKVLVAVVLLSVVATAVMATPDDDYFFYRRPARPVVHVLKPARPTRYVVRQFSVPFSPSFSPYHFFDDDHFDRKKRSAEPEPVAEASNSRKKRDADFDDDFPWYSVGHVAPRIYSRPRVYYRPAPFVPFGFGRGFFDDK, from the coding sequence gttgCAGTGGTGTTGCTCAGCGTGGTGGCGACGGCGGTCATGGCCACCCCAGACGATGACTATTTCTTCTACCGCCGCCCCGCCCGTCCCGTGGTGCATGTGTTGAAGCCCGCTAGGCCCACCAGATACGTGGTGCGGCAGTTTTCGGTGCCCTTCAGCCCAAGCTTCAGTCCCTACCACTTCTTTGACGATGATCACTTTGACCGTAAGAAGCGCAGCGCCGAACCAGAGCCTGTGGCCGAAGCCTCCAACTCTCGCAAGAAGAGAGATGCGGACTTCGATGACGATTTTCCCTGGTATTCTGTAGGCCACGTGGCACCCAGGATCTACAGTAGGCCCAGAGTGTACTATCGCCCCGCCCCATTCGTGCCCTTCGGTTTTGGCCGCGGCTTCTTCGATGATAAATAA
- the LOC123508576 gene encoding uncharacterized protein LOC123508576 isoform X1, translating into MACVEGILSEARACCCEGRFRQADRLYSQALITLTALQDTQSALLAQLYNERGVCRYKQVYFDDAIEDYSQALKLNPSLAAAHYNRATIYYRLFASYPRGSHEREEWVLKALWDFQEALRYDPNNIEFKEGWQSCREEMETDDDVKALSLDGVPLAKLVKLLYLLDNGDEETGTTELYKQENSRAAQKAKETFHQILISREYGRREIVHLLQCRAKDLLKREIVILPKGTDAAASSVMKHDEDLLILAEACHYLGIEYDPSFIDKIGKVQEKMELEDKEKEGSFFIYAENLLMNRICDCLTSDYVYKLFCLFMHRYGGKLGLQVDSDLVEQDMLEYEGIKEALFFFVIRVMEEQNLLNRIYTDKLRDIFEGLLEEAGSDEILSMVIRTLKTYPEECQPPGLCIVFCVTEDREGADSEIVKIQSVFEDCFKFTVKIERNPDCDTFERYKKELVKTKYRYYDSLVIWFVSHGDETNLILAGKEIYDREKFIDDFSLFSSFSKKPKIFFMATCRGNKPIRADKPGMGTSSDYQNISQDGLPGNKTSVAVAMRVPENFLDISKIYYQMDRLVAYATLPSNISFRLKDEGSVFVDTVCSLLEGSQGENITQVLEGVSRLIHQIVFKSEENKFVGKSKQACFYESTLQKTFLVPKV; encoded by the exons ATGGCGTGTGTGGAGGGCATCCTGAGCGAGGCGCGGGCATGCTGCTGTGAGGGAAGGTTCAGGCAGGCGGACAGACTCTACTCGCAGGCTCTCATTACACTTACAGCGCTCCAGGACACACA GAGTGCATTGTTAGCACAACTGTACAACGAACGAGGTGTGTGTCGCTACAAGCAGGTGTACTTTGATGATGCAATAGAGGACTACTCTCAGGCTCTGAAGCTGAATCCTTCCCTGGCTGCTGCCCATTACAACAGAGCCACCATATATTACAGACTGTTTGCATCTTACCCCAGAGGAAGCCATGAGAGAGAAG AGTGGGTGCTGAAAGCCTTGTGGGACTTCCAGGAGGCTCTGAGGTACGACCCCAACAACATTGAATTCAAGGAAGGGTGGCAGAGCTgcagggaggagatggaaacag ATGATGATGTGAAGGCCCTGAGTCTGGATGGCGTGCCGCTGGCCAAGCTGGTAAAGCTGCTCTATCTGCTAGACAACGGAGATGAGGAAACAGGAACAACCGAACTGTACAAGCAGGAAAATTCAAGAGCTGCTCAGAAAGCTAAGGAGACATTTCATCAAATCCTAATATCAAGAGAATACGGGCGTCGAGAAATTGTCCATTTGCTGCAGTGTCGTGCCAAAGATTTGCTCAAACGTGAGATCGTCATTCTGCCAAAAGGCACTGATGCAGCCGCCAGTAGTGTGATGAAGCATGACGAGGACCTGTTGATTCTAGCAGAAGCCTGTCATTACTTGGGTATTGAGTATGACCCTTCCTTCATTGACAAAATTGGGAAAGTTCAGGAAAAAATGGAAttggaagataaggagaaagaaggaagcttTTTCATATATGCAGAAAATCTTCTCATGAATCGCATCTGTGATTGTCTCACTTCTGACTATGTATACAAGTTGTTTTGTCTCTTCATGCATAGATATGGTGGCAAACTTGGACTGCAGGTGGACTCAGATTTAGTGGAGCAAGATATGCTTGAGTATGAAGGTATTAAAGAagccttgtttttctttgtaataAGAGTAATGGAGGAGCAGAACTTGCTAAACCGTATTTACACGGACAAACTGAGGGACATCTTTGAAGGACTGctggaggaggcaggaagtgATGAGATTCTGTCCATGGTCATTCGCACATTGAAGACTTACCCTGAGGAGTGCCAGCCACCAGGCCTGTGTATTGTGTTCTGTGTCACTGAAGACAGAGAAGGTGCTGACAGTGAAATTGTAAAGATACAGAGTGTCTTTGAAGATTGCTTCAAGTTTACTGTCAAGATTGAAAGGAATCCAGATTGCGACACTTTTGAGAGATACAAGAAAGAACTGGTGAAAACCAAGTATAGATACTATGATTCTTTGGTGATTTGGTTTGTATCTCATGGAGATGAAACAAACCTCATACTTGCTGGAAAGGAGATTTATGATAGGGAGAAGTTTATTGATGACTTTTCCTTATTTAGCAGCTTTAGCAAGAAACCCAAAATTTTCTTCATGGCAACGTGTCGAGGAAATAAACCCATCCGTGCTGATAAGCCAG GAATGGGAACCAGCTCTGACTATCAGAACATTTCTCAAGATGGCCTGCCAGGCAACAAAACAAGTGTTGCTGTAGCCATGCGTGTTCCAGAAAACTTTCTGGACATCTCCAAGATATACTACCAGATGGACCGTCTTGTTGCGTATGCCACTCTTCCCTCCAACATTTCCTTCAGGCTCAAAGATGAAG GTTCAGTGTTTGTGGACACAGTTTGCTCCCTTCTGGAAGGAAGCCAAGGAGAAAACATCACCCAGGTGCTGGAGGGAGTCTCTCGCCTCATTCACCAAATTGTCTTCAAGAGTGAGGAAAATAAGTTTGTTGGGAAGTCCAAGCAGGCATGTTTCTATGAGAGTACCTTGCAGAAGACCTTCCTTGTCCCAAAGGTGTAG